The following nucleotide sequence is from Desulfobaccales bacterium.
ATGTAACGCCGCATCGATACGTATCTGCTATAATCACAGAAAAGGGCGTGGCGCGCAGGCCGTACCGTCAGAGCCTGAGAAAGTTGTCAGAGTAATATTGTAGGGGCGAACCCCTGTGTTCGCCTCATGCCAAGATCGAGAAAGGAGAATACCATGCCGCAGGCTAAAATCGGAGTCATCGGAGGGACTGGCCTTTACCAGATAGAAGGGATGACCGATATCGAAGAGGTCAAGGTCAAAACCCCTTTTGGCGATCCCAGCGATTCAATCATCACCGGCGCGCTGGAAGGTACGCGAATCGCCTTTCTACCACGGCATGGCCGAGGTCATCGCATCACACCCACTGAACTGCCCTCGCGGGCCAATATCTACGCGCTGAAATCGCTGGGTGTGGAGCGGATCATCGCCGTTAATTCCTGCGGCAGCTTCAAAGAAGAACTGAAGCCGCGCGATCTGGTAATCCCGGATCAGATCATCGACCGCACCCGTGGGAGACTGAACACTTTCTTTGGACATGGCATCGTGGCCCATATTCCCTTTGCCGAGCCCTTCTGCCCGGCTCTGAGTCAGATTCTATATCAGGCAGCCCAGGAGGCCGGGGCAAAGGTTCACAGAGGTGGCACCTTTATCGCCATGGAAGGCCCGCAGTTTTCCACCAAGGCAGAGTCCCGCCTCTACAAATCGTGGGGGGCTGATATCATCGGGATGACGGTGCTGCCGGAGGCCAAACTTGCCCGCGAAGCGGAAATTTGCTATGCCGTGGTCGCTTGCGTCACCGATTACGACTCCTGGCACGAAGCACTTGAGCCGGTCAAAATCGAGGAGATTCTGAGTATACTGGCGCAAAACATCGGGAGGGCCAAAGCCATCATCAAGACTGCCGCCGCTCATATTCCCGCAAAAAGAAATTGTGAATGCGCCGGCGCACTCGCGACTGCCATCATCACAACGCCGGAGATGATTCCAAATCAAACCAGGAAGAACCTGGAACTGCTGATCGGGAAGTATCTGAAATAAGTGATCAAGTAGCAAAAGCCTTTTCTCATTTCATTGGAGGACGATAGTGCGAATAAGTACCATTGAAGGAAGGGACCTCTCTGAGGCATTTTTTCATTCCTGCCGCAAAGTGATGGAAGACGGCTACGAATATGTGATCGATAAAGGGAGCTTCGAAGGAACAAGGAGAAAGGAACTTGACTTCGCTGTTATCCACATTGAGAAGCCGGGCATGAGGCCTCTTGTGCCCGATGTCCCGCAGGGCGTGCCGCCTCCAACCAGTGATGATTACATCAATGAATACATGGCTTACCTCATAACGGATTCCAAACAGCCTAATGAGTTATATACTTACGGTGAAGACCTGGCCCCCCAAATAGGGACTGTGATCAGCCGCTACAAGGAGGACGGACCGGAGTGCAACCAGTTGTGCATGACGGTCGGGAACAGGGGGTCTCTTGATCTTGAGCACCCGCCATGCCTGCGGCTGGTCGACACCCGGATCAGATACGGCAAACTGCACTTTATTGTGTATTTCCGAAGCTGGGATTTGTGGGCTGGCTT
It contains:
- the mtnP gene encoding S-methyl-5'-thioadenosine phosphorylase, whose protein sequence is MPQAKIGVIGGTGLYQIEGMTDIEEVKVKTPFGDPSDSIITGALEGTRIAFLPRHGRGHRITPTELPSRANIYALKSLGVERIIAVNSCGSFKEELKPRDLVIPDQIIDRTRGRLNTFFGHGIVAHIPFAEPFCPALSQILYQAAQEAGAKVHRGGTFIAMEGPQFSTKAESRLYKSWGADIIGMTVLPEAKLAREAEICYAVVACVTDYDSWHEALEPVKIEEILSILAQNIGRAKAIIKTAAAHIPAKRNCECAGALATAIITTPEMIPNQTRKNLELLIGKYLK
- a CDS encoding thymidylate synthase — encoded protein: MRISTIEGRDLSEAFFHSCRKVMEDGYEYVIDKGSFEGTRRKELDFAVIHIEKPGMRPLVPDVPQGVPPPTSDDYINEYMAYLITDSKQPNELYTYGEDLAPQIGTVISRYKEDGPECNQLCMTVGNRGSLDLEHPPCLRLVDTRIRYGKLHFIVYFRSWDLWAGFPTNLGGLQLLKEYMSSEIGVEDGEMICVSKGLHLYEYCWELAAAVAGISL